The sequence cttcagaatggtcggtcagctgacaggccacactcgcggtggtcccggcctgtgattggctgagcgctccgtcagctgactggccattctgaagatatatcgcgcgggacccggggatgaagacagcgcgaagaagcctggacaggtaatgtatgtcgcccgccacacaccgctattcaaccgtagcgatgcgcggtgggggaacgataattttaggtctggccctaaatgaacaatcagccgatgacacgatcatcggctgatcgttctctctatttcactgaaagataatcggacgaattgggccaaatggggccgatccggcccattatcgttactgtggaatagggcccttagttaagggggggggggactgcagtagttgtcctttaacttttaTATTCATAAAAAGAGGCACCAGTGTACTGGAGGGTGAAGTAATGCCCCCAGCATACTATTGTTAAAATCTTCGGCATCCTGGACAATACTGGAAATCGCTGAACTCTTTAGAAAGACCCATTCTTTCACAAATGTCTGTAAAGGCCAACTGCATTGATAAGGGCAGGATTTTATATACCTGTGCAATGTAACTGAATGAAACTCCTGAATTTAATGATTAATACTTGtccatacaaagtacatatagTGCACAATGATGGAACAAAATTTCTCtaattccctaaaaaaaaaaaaaaatctaatgaaaTGGGAACTGTGTGATCagtcatgccccctgcagtggcGCTCTCTTCTTGCCAGTAATGAATCATTCTGGAACATTAGCATGTGAAGCCTTAAGAGTCAAGTTACCACTATAAAAGGTCACATGACCCTATTAATACCTGCGACCCTTCGTTCCTTTTTTCAGATTCAACTCTGCGCCGTGGTGGTGACAAGTCTGAATCGGAGCCTCTTCTCTGTACTTGTCGGGGAGGTGATAAGTCAGAGTCTGACCCTTTGGACTGAATACCTCTTCGAGGTGACACGCGCGAGTCTTTCTGTCGTGTAGCTGCAAAACAGGAGATGAAAGTGTGTGAATGGAACTCCATGTAGCCAAAACTgctataaatacagaaataaggctCAGCATGATTGTAACATTAAGCATAATCAGAAGCAGACTATAGGAAATCTTGGAAACCTTAAATTGGCACTGCCATATCTATCTAACACTTTTGACAGGTCCCTTGGGCCTCAAAGGACTAACTCAGGGGTCATGGTCACTGACAGGCACCTTATTTTAACTAAAGCTGCACATAAGATTTAATCTATATCCTCATCAGAGTACATTCAATACTTTAAGATACCTAACTTTTTttgccaacagttatctctcccgattCTTCAATACACTTGAAAGCTTGGCCTGCACAAGTATGAAAGTATTCTTCATAGGAAAAAGGAGCTAGCAGACTTAGCTAAAAGCGGCTTATATTGCCTGAGAACACTGAGTCGGTAGGCTCCTATACACAAATGATGGAACAGTCCTGCCATAATTGGCATAATGAGCCAACATTAACCTAAATTGTATGACCAGCTTTAAAACCAATTCTCATTGGTTTTGCTCATGGTGTGTACTGTAGGTTAGATATTTGACTGGCATTAAGTGCAGTAGGTCATTAGAAGTGAAAGAATTACTACTGatcatgttaaagtgaatgtaccatcaagtacatcactaagttttttacatgaatacaccagcgcagggatgccagtgctgcggtccttttggTTGAACTGTGACCAGTTTTCCGTGCACAGCGTCTGACTATTCATGGGCCTGGCCCAGGCCGCCCCCAGTGTGCCAGAACCCCCACCCTTCTgcaatgcagctccattagattcaatggagccgggtcacagagaggaggggtttTGTTACACTGgccgcccgcctccagtgcttcaggtcaGTACAGTGCCCAGGAGAAGACCAGAGCTGTGCGCAGGAACTGGGCCTggagttcaaaaaaaggaccccagcactggcatcatgtaaaaaaaaaactaaagcgatgtacctgatggtacattcacattTAAGACATGTCCATCAAGCTCAAAATCTCTCCTGTATCATATTTATTAGCTTTCAAACCTTTTTTGCGGCTGTCTCGTAATGGTGAAACTGCTCTATTCCGAGGAGGAGAAAGGTCAGAATCAAAATCATGCCGCAAGGAGGAATGTGGAGAACTTTGATGAGATTTCTTCAAATTATGTTTTGATCCTTTAACATAagagttcatttttttttctttttcataagaAACTGAAGAGGAATTTTGATTCTTTGAGTCTGTGTAGTAGGATTTGCAGTTTTTGTTTGGATTGAGATGCTTTTGTCTTTGTGGAGAAGATGAAAGCTTCCTGACTTTTCGAGCAGGGGATGGGGTTGGAGAGTCCAGTCTGTCCCTTCTGGGAGGAGAGGCATCTGGAGAATCCCACCTGCCCTTCCTGGGTGGAGGCGCATCTGGAGAGTCCCACCTGCCCCTCCTGGGTGGAGAAACGTTTGGAGAGTCCCGCCTGCCCCTCCTGGGTGGAGAGGAATCTGGAGAGTCCCGCCTGCCCCTCCTGGGTGGAGAGGCGTCTGGAGAGACCCGCCTGCCCCTCCTGGGTGGAGAGGCGTCTGGAGAGACCCGCCTGCCCCTCCTGGGTGGAGAGGCGTCTGGAGAGACCCGCCTGCCCCTCCTGGGTGGAGAGGCGTCTGGAGAGTCCCGCCTGCCCCTCCTGGGTGGAGAGACATCTGGAGAGTCCCGCCTGCCCCTCCTGGGTGGAGAGACATCTGGAGAGTCCCGCCTGCCCCTCTTGGGTGGAGAGTCCCATCTGCCCCTCATGGGCGGTGAGGAGTTTGGAGAGTCCCGCCTGCCCCTCCTGGGTGGAGAGTCCCGTCTGCCCCTCATGGGCGGTGAGGAGTTTGGAGAGTCCCGCCTGCCCCTCCTGGGTGGAGAGGCGTCTAGGGAGTCCCATTTGCCCTTTTTTAGTGGAGAGTTTCTTCTGCGTACTCTGGGTGGAGAGGCATCTGGGGAGTCACGTCCGCCCCTCCTGGGTGGTGAGGCATCCGGGGAGTCTCGTCTGCCCCTGCTGGGTGGAGAGGCGTCTGGGGAGTCTCGTCTGCCCCTCCTGGGTGGAGAGGCGTCTGGGGAGTCTCGTCTGCCCCTCCTGGGTGGAGAGGCGTCTGGGGAGTCTCGTCTGCCCCTCCTGGGTGGAGAGGCGTCTGGGGAGTCTCGTCTGCCCCTCCTGGGTGGAGAGGCGTCTGGGGAGTCTCGTCTGCTCTTCTTTCTTGATGGAGTCAGTTGCCTTTTGggaggaggggaatggtctgaaGAATCATGTCTGGCTCTTCGAGGTGGTGAAGGGTCTGGAGAGTCATGCCTTGACCTTCGAGGTGGAG is a genomic window of Dendropsophus ebraccatus isolate aDenEbr1 chromosome 12, aDenEbr1.pat, whole genome shotgun sequence containing:
- the BUD13 gene encoding BUD13 homolog, coding for MSAPASSLQGISKAEYLKRYLDPGSVEDGAAKKKKKKKKRPEGKGMRIVDDDADDWKKEPIKKDEPVEEEDEPVVAEFVDERPEEIKRMEEFRNSNKWKVIKGDESPEDERSKEQCLSATEDVSSAAKTGHSSPASSEPSPPRRARHDSPDPSPPRRSRHDSPDPSPPRRARHDSSDHSPPPKRQLTPSRKKSRRDSPDASPPRRGRRDSPDASPPRRGRRDSPDASPPRRGRRDSPDASPPRRGRRDSPDASPPSRGRRDSPDASPPRRGGRDSPDASPPRVRRRNSPLKKGKWDSLDASPPRRGRRDSPNSSPPMRGRRDSPPRRGRRDSPNSSPPMRGRWDSPPKRGRRDSPDVSPPRRGRRDSPDVSPPRRGRRDSPDASPPRRGRRVSPDASPPRRGRRVSPDASPPRRGRRVSPDASPPRRGRRDSPDSSPPRRGRRDSPNVSPPRRGRWDSPDAPPPRKGRWDSPDASPPRRDRLDSPTPSPARKVRKLSSSPQRQKHLNPNKNCKSYYTDSKNQNSSSVSYEKEKKMNSYVKGSKHNLKKSHQSSPHSSLRHDFDSDLSPPRNRAVSPLRDSRKKATRQKDSRVSPRRGIQSKGSDSDLSPPRQVQRRGSDSDLSPPRRRVESEKRNEGSQMLSGGRAGLVSAKVLREEKEEQRKVEKSNKNLENESRNIETVFRDKSGKRRDLNSEREQQLQKQALQEKKDEMYARWGKGLAQQEQQKQNMEDAAREMTKPLARYIDDEDLDRMLREQEREGDPMAKFLKKKMEKESKGKKERPRYKGPNPPLNRFNIGPGYRWDGVDRSNGFENQYFARMSEKKATQESAYKWSVEDM